One window of Alkaliphilus metalliredigens QYMF genomic DNA carries:
- a CDS encoding DUF2634 domain-containing protein, with product MPDLFPENMDFEITEMVESESDNVENFKKSYAFDFEKGEFIRGPDGKVLLVNRLEAYKQWCLKALCTKRNKHLSYSNIYGQEYYTLIGQDISKEAIELEVNRMTREALMVHPYTRRVENFSFKWDKNKEYLYFSFDVITVLDELFTLEHSEEMR from the coding sequence ATGCCGGATTTATTTCCAGAAAATATGGATTTTGAAATAACAGAAATGGTTGAGAGTGAAAGTGATAATGTAGAAAACTTTAAAAAGTCTTATGCTTTTGATTTCGAAAAAGGCGAGTTTATAAGAGGGCCAGATGGAAAAGTGCTTTTAGTGAATAGACTAGAGGCATACAAGCAATGGTGCCTAAAAGCTCTATGTACAAAGAGGAATAAGCATCTTTCTTATTCTAATATATACGGACAAGAGTACTATACCTTGATTGGACAAGACATAAGCAAAGAGGCTATAGAATTAGAAGTAAATAGAATGACTAGAGAGGCATTGATGGTCCACCCTTATACAAGAAGGGTAGAAAACTTTTCTTTTAAATGGGATAAAAACAAGGAATATCTTTATTTTTCCTTTGATGTTATCACGGTACTAGATGAGCTATTCACCCTCGAACATTCGGAAGAAATGAGGTGA
- a CDS encoding XkdQ/YqbQ family protein: MYTVILKGNIRLDNLKLQISLGESIDSIAYTADIRLVIPKELSLMQGDSIEIIKNNNPGKGTVFKGVVWTKNTTAQHSKVGNITCKEKTIYIERSEDEYLFEAGTTATQRARQMCGDWGIPTGNFADTEIPLSKSPPKIKTIYEMMLDDLKETAEKGGGLFKYRMQNKLDLIRLGSNKQVYDISNSLDHIGQTGTLEGSVSKVKVLGKQEDDKKSPVMGTFEKDVSQIGTLQKVIQDEKIQDVGTANQKANALFSKGEGQIVTNGIDIPGIRAGDKVKINGFYVYVSRVNHKLGEPGSMELVLESLAQIRRKYYASS; encoded by the coding sequence ATGTATACGGTTATTTTGAAAGGTAATATAAGGTTAGACAATCTTAAACTACAAATATCCCTAGGTGAGTCCATTGACTCCATAGCATACACCGCAGATATAAGACTTGTAATCCCTAAGGAGCTCTCATTAATGCAAGGAGATTCTATAGAGATTATAAAAAACAATAACCCAGGAAAAGGAACTGTGTTCAAGGGTGTAGTCTGGACTAAGAATACAACTGCACAGCACTCGAAAGTAGGAAATATAACTTGCAAGGAAAAGACGATTTACATTGAAAGGAGCGAGGACGAGTATTTGTTCGAGGCTGGCACCACAGCGACACAAAGAGCCAGACAGATGTGTGGAGACTGGGGAATCCCTACAGGGAATTTCGCAGACACAGAGATACCACTTTCTAAATCTCCTCCTAAAATTAAAACTATTTACGAAATGATGCTCGATGATCTTAAGGAGACCGCTGAAAAAGGAGGCGGTCTTTTTAAATATCGAATGCAAAATAAACTTGATCTAATTCGATTAGGTAGCAACAAGCAAGTGTACGACATAAGTAATTCTTTGGATCATATTGGCCAGACTGGAACTCTCGAAGGTTCTGTGTCAAAGGTAAAGGTCCTTGGAAAGCAAGAAGATGATAAGAAATCTCCAGTTATGGGGACATTCGAAAAAGATGTTTCTCAAATAGGTACCCTGCAGAAAGTTATCCAGGATGAAAAAATCCAAGATGTGGGCACTGCAAATCAGAAAGCGAATGCTTTATTCTCCAAAGGAGAAGGGCAGATTGTCACAAATGGAATTGATATCCCAGGTATAAGAGCTGGAGATAAAGTTAAGATAAACGGGTTTTATGTTTACGTAAGCAGAGTGAACCATAAACTAGGGGAACCAGGTTCTATGGAGCTAGTCCTAGAATCATTGGCCCAGATAAGGAGGAAATATTATGCAAGTTCTTGA
- a CDS encoding LysM peptidoglycan-binding domain-containing protein — MDVYIKTEEETFHFPVNPFSVSINGGKRYDTFDILYQGDKDFPAEKAKRIRTMTLDTMFPSEYEPYCRYRNIPDPEQALNKIIGWSESSAMVRLIITDFSFNEMVNIANYQVDGTGENQGDKYISLDIRVAREDATELIKIERSTSPSPAPKLKENRTQPKQEKLYVVKSGDSLFKIAKKVLGNGSRYQEIYTANKGVIGNNPNLIYPGQKFIIPG; from the coding sequence ATGGACGTATATATTAAGACAGAAGAAGAGACCTTTCATTTTCCGGTAAATCCATTCTCGGTATCAATCAACGGTGGCAAAAGGTACGATACCTTTGACATTCTGTATCAAGGAGATAAAGATTTCCCTGCAGAGAAGGCCAAGAGGATTAGAACCATGACATTAGACACTATGTTCCCCTCTGAATATGAGCCTTACTGCAGGTATAGAAATATACCTGATCCGGAACAGGCATTGAATAAAATCATTGGGTGGTCTGAATCCTCTGCCATGGTCCGACTGATCATCACGGATTTCAGTTTCAATGAGATGGTTAATATTGCAAATTACCAAGTTGATGGAACTGGCGAAAACCAAGGGGACAAGTACATCTCTCTAGACATTAGAGTAGCGAGAGAAGATGCTACTGAATTAATAAAGATAGAAAGAAGTACATCCCCTTCCCCGGCTCCAAAACTAAAGGAAAATAGAACTCAACCGAAGCAAGAAAAACTATACGTAGTTAAAAGCGGTGATAGTTTGTTTAAGATAGCAAAGAAAGTGCTAGGCAATGGATCTAGATACCAAGAAATATACACTGCAAACAAAGGGGTAATAGGAAATAATCCTAATTTAATTTATCCCGGTCAAAAATTTATTATACCAGGGTGA
- a CDS encoding phage tail tape measure protein, with product MSEREIYRLEVNVGISGDRETTNRLSAMDKYTQRSESRMRQLDRMDANPAVRLNDKLSSPLKKVEGRIGSFAKKAVKRFSAVAMAGTLLIGGFGLSNTIQTFADFEQGMKNVQATTMATEEEMAILTDTAKELGKTTAFSAKEASEGMNYLGMAGFETNEIIEAMPGLLDLAAASGTDLGRTADIVSDALTAFGMSAQETTHLADVMAKASSTANTNVEMLGESFKYAAAPATAFGMSAEETTAALAMMANAGIKGSQAGTSLRGALTRLSKPTKESQKWLDKLGVSVADADGNMRPFNDIMGDMRGSMADLTQEQQQQAMASIFGQEAMSGMLAVINTSTEDFDEYTQSLINAEGAAKEMADIKLDSLSGQFTILKSAVEGMKIELGERLAPYAKDFVTWFTAKIPDITEKIVELVDRTIEFGTKAYPYVQKLIGLLKQFSPVLIGIAAGFAAFKIGTIIAGAIASVKGFIVAAKGMTLVAGGLGKGLLALMGPVGWVALAIGALVTAGVLLWKNWDTVKEKASQLGSWIKESWTATVEWFKELPGRLFNRGVEMFTSLKDGIVSLMSSAVNASKEVGKGVVNAVTDIPGQMLEIGKNIMKGLANGIKSAVTAPVKAARNAASSVAGGIKDRLKINSPSKLTTEYGEFTTEGLAVGIKDKIPQLQTAINNVHKVVTDDEMATKEPLLKSFIEMSLPKSEKLKEMPMFQKVIEKTKEIRSNISKVTGEEKPKKAQPVAVAGGGGATYYINIDNVDVDVSSSGKDGDGEDIHEVVQAAQEEFGRKLLEALKDKK from the coding sequence TTGTCAGAAAGGGAAATTTATCGCTTAGAAGTCAACGTGGGCATATCTGGGGACAGAGAAACAACGAACAGGCTATCTGCAATGGATAAATACACTCAAAGATCCGAAAGCAGAATGCGACAACTAGACAGAATGGATGCTAATCCAGCAGTGAGGCTAAACGACAAATTATCCTCCCCTCTAAAAAAAGTTGAAGGCAGAATAGGGTCTTTTGCTAAAAAAGCAGTAAAAAGATTTTCAGCAGTAGCAATGGCTGGTACTCTTTTAATCGGCGGATTTGGATTGAGCAATACCATTCAGACTTTTGCAGATTTCGAGCAAGGAATGAAGAATGTCCAAGCCACAACGATGGCCACAGAAGAAGAAATGGCCATCCTAACTGACACCGCTAAAGAATTAGGCAAAACCACAGCTTTTAGTGCTAAAGAGGCTAGCGAGGGAATGAACTACCTCGGCATGGCGGGGTTTGAAACAAATGAAATTATAGAGGCTATGCCAGGATTATTGGATCTAGCAGCTGCAAGTGGAACTGATTTAGGAAGGACCGCTGACATTGTATCGGACGCATTAACCGCCTTCGGCATGTCGGCCCAGGAAACTACCCATTTAGCAGATGTAATGGCTAAGGCCAGCTCAACTGCTAATACAAACGTAGAGATGTTGGGTGAATCATTCAAATATGCTGCAGCTCCAGCTACAGCATTTGGTATGTCGGCAGAAGAAACAACCGCTGCACTAGCCATGATGGCCAACGCAGGTATAAAAGGCTCTCAAGCAGGTACATCTCTAAGAGGAGCCCTTACAAGATTGTCAAAGCCTACAAAAGAATCGCAGAAATGGCTAGACAAGCTAGGGGTATCTGTAGCAGATGCAGACGGGAACATGAGACCTTTCAATGACATCATGGGTGACATGAGGGGGTCTATGGCAGACTTAACTCAAGAACAACAACAGCAAGCCATGGCAAGCATATTTGGCCAAGAGGCTATGTCTGGCATGTTAGCCGTAATAAATACCAGCACGGAAGATTTTGACGAATATACTCAAAGCTTAATAAACGCTGAGGGTGCAGCTAAAGAAATGGCTGACATTAAACTGGATTCCTTAAGTGGTCAGTTCACCATATTAAAATCAGCTGTAGAAGGAATGAAAATAGAGCTCGGAGAAAGACTAGCTCCCTATGCTAAAGATTTTGTAACCTGGTTTACTGCCAAAATACCGGACATTACAGAAAAAATTGTCGAACTAGTGGACCGAACTATTGAGTTTGGAACAAAAGCATACCCTTATGTTCAGAAGTTGATTGGTCTATTAAAACAATTCTCGCCTGTACTGATAGGAATAGCTGCAGGTTTTGCAGCCTTCAAGATTGGAACCATAATAGCGGGTGCTATAGCCAGCGTAAAAGGTTTTATAGTAGCTGCAAAAGGAATGACTTTAGTTGCAGGAGGATTAGGAAAAGGGCTGTTAGCACTGATGGGACCAGTAGGATGGGTAGCACTAGCTATAGGAGCATTGGTGACAGCAGGTGTCCTTCTTTGGAAGAACTGGGATACAGTTAAAGAAAAGGCATCTCAGCTTGGCAGTTGGATCAAGGAGAGCTGGACAGCAACTGTTGAATGGTTCAAAGAACTTCCTGGACGATTGTTTAACAGAGGTGTAGAAATGTTTACATCTCTAAAAGATGGAATAGTAAGCTTGATGAGTTCTGCGGTAAACGCATCTAAAGAAGTTGGGAAGGGAGTTGTAAACGCAGTTACGGATATACCGGGGCAAATGCTAGAAATAGGTAAAAATATTATGAAAGGACTTGCTAACGGTATTAAATCTGCGGTAACAGCTCCTGTAAAAGCTGCTAGAAATGCAGCATCGAGTGTGGCCGGCGGAATAAAAGACAGGTTAAAAATCAACTCGCCTTCAAAACTTACCACGGAATACGGAGAGTTTACAACCGAAGGCCTTGCAGTAGGTATCAAAGACAAAATACCTCAACTGCAGACCGCAATCAATAACGTACACAAGGTTGTTACCGATGACGAGATGGCGACTAAAGAGCCTCTTCTGAAAAGCTTTATAGAAATGAGCTTGCCAAAGTCGGAAAAACTAAAAGAAATGCCAATGTTCCAGAAGGTAATAGAAAAAACAAAAGAGATAAGATCCAATATTTCGAAGGTCACAGGAGAAGAAAAACCAAAAAAAGCTCAACCAGTAGCTGTTGCTGGCGGTGGTGGTGCAACTTACTACATCAATATCGACAATGTGGATGTAGATGTATCTAGCTCTGGCAAAGATGGAGATGGTGAAGATATTCACGAAGTAGTGCAAGCGGCTCAAGAGGAGTTCGGAAGAAAACTACTTGAGGCATTAAAAGATAAAAAGTAG
- a CDS encoding phage tail assembly chaperone codes for MLDEKNTILEEELTEEEMIEMSEDDIINKLLEPSDAPERTYAIERLGIQVTLKGLSEREIQRIRKECTVERKHRGNRTKELNEEEFNAALIESATIKPNWSDKRLLSSLSLSSGREVIKRRLLAGEMVALGDKVMELSGFDNELEEIKN; via the coding sequence ATGTTAGATGAAAAAAACACAATCCTAGAAGAAGAGTTAACAGAAGAAGAAATGATTGAGATGTCTGAGGATGACATTATAAATAAACTCTTGGAACCATCAGATGCCCCAGAGAGAACTTATGCAATAGAGAGGCTGGGAATCCAGGTGACTCTAAAGGGTTTGAGTGAAAGAGAAATTCAGAGAATCAGAAAAGAGTGCACTGTAGAAAGAAAGCACCGTGGCAACAGAACTAAAGAATTAAACGAAGAAGAGTTCAATGCAGCACTTATCGAGTCAGCGACAATCAAGCCAAATTGGAGCGACAAAAGACTTCTTTCAAGCTTGAGCCTATCTTCTGGCCGAGAAGTCATCAAGAGAAGGCTACTAGCAGGAGAAATGGTAGCTCTTGGAGATAAAGTAATGGAATTATCTGGCTTTGATAACGAGCTAGAAGAAATAAAAAACTAA
- a CDS encoding phage tail tube protein, whose translation MSFNPDRAFYGSFSKLLLDGEWQTNANSVEATVEMSKGELNVMGDDWTRYKKGQKNGSGTFSGYKVTSKMIEQGFERFELIISLEDPEAYGHERVRLKNCMADSIQLANVTSGEIIEEETPFTFEGYELLDAVTAQ comes from the coding sequence ATGTCATTTAATCCAGATAGAGCCTTTTATGGCTCTTTTTCTAAATTATTATTAGATGGTGAGTGGCAAACCAATGCCAACTCTGTAGAGGCCACAGTAGAGATGTCCAAAGGAGAACTAAACGTAATGGGAGATGATTGGACCAGGTACAAGAAAGGACAAAAAAATGGATCTGGAACTTTCTCTGGCTACAAAGTTACGTCAAAGATGATTGAGCAGGGATTTGAAAGATTTGAACTCATCATATCTCTAGAGGATCCAGAGGCTTATGGCCACGAGAGGGTAAGACTTAAGAATTGCATGGCTGATAGCATTCAATTAGCAAATGTAACTAGCGGAGAGATAATTGAAGAAGAGACTCCGTTTACTTTCGAAGGTTATGAATTATTAGATGCAGTTACCGCACAATAA
- a CDS encoding phage tail sheath family protein: protein MASGTWSETDRPIRPGFYNRFKAAALARIQMGRRGIVAMPVKANWGPAKEVVSITSERSLMDNFGSDSNYTAYRLGRLALLGGPRQLLLYRLTDGSEKVAEVTLKNTSDANALKIETKYPSTREFKVTVRPSIVNEEAKDIVLHEGTRLLYTFTGLTGTMEEIVEVINENEDNKWLKATKVANGPLADVVTQALTGGSDGVAGVTNEDYINAMDKFEGHKFNGFTLDGVTDPALHTSVRSWVKRNRKNGKKIRAFVGGELTENINDANNRSKAHNYEGFHNVGSTGGILDGVVYTPAEVAVYVCALGEGQDMRASLCNQVTIFNDVTTHLSDEEITSSILSGTMVLRHDDGAVVIEDDVNTLKRYGEDQNETWGFLRAIKFMDMVDEDTSLTGNRQYVGKVLNGETGQIALLTALKLYFETLQIGQLIENFKVEIDEELQGTAANDEFFWRWDAKYINVMKKIMGTGYIR, encoded by the coding sequence ATGGCGAGCGGAACATGGTCAGAAACAGATAGACCTATTAGGCCTGGGTTTTACAACAGATTTAAAGCTGCGGCACTGGCAAGAATCCAGATGGGTCGCCGAGGTATTGTAGCAATGCCTGTAAAGGCAAACTGGGGACCAGCTAAAGAGGTGGTATCCATAACATCAGAGAGATCATTGATGGATAACTTCGGTTCAGATAGTAATTACACAGCCTATAGGCTTGGTAGACTTGCTTTATTGGGTGGGCCAAGACAGTTATTACTATACAGATTAACTGATGGAAGTGAAAAGGTGGCAGAGGTGACACTGAAAAATACATCAGATGCCAATGCACTAAAGATTGAGACAAAATATCCAAGTACCAGAGAGTTTAAAGTCACGGTTAGGCCTAGTATTGTCAACGAAGAGGCGAAAGATATCGTATTGCACGAAGGAACCAGGCTTTTATATACATTCACTGGATTAACTGGAACAATGGAAGAAATCGTAGAGGTTATCAACGAAAACGAGGATAATAAATGGCTAAAAGCTACCAAGGTGGCGAATGGTCCTCTTGCAGATGTTGTAACACAAGCACTAACAGGAGGAAGTGACGGTGTTGCAGGAGTGACAAACGAGGACTACATCAATGCAATGGACAAATTTGAAGGGCATAAGTTTAATGGGTTTACTCTTGATGGAGTGACGGACCCAGCTCTGCACACGAGCGTTAGATCTTGGGTAAAAAGGAATAGAAAGAACGGCAAGAAAATAAGAGCTTTTGTAGGCGGGGAATTGACTGAAAACATTAACGATGCCAACAACAGATCTAAAGCTCATAATTACGAAGGTTTTCATAATGTTGGCTCTACGGGTGGGATTCTAGATGGGGTGGTTTACACTCCAGCAGAGGTCGCTGTGTATGTTTGTGCACTTGGTGAAGGGCAAGATATGAGAGCATCACTTTGCAACCAAGTAACAATATTCAACGATGTAACAACACACTTAAGTGATGAAGAAATTACAAGCTCTATTTTGTCTGGGACAATGGTTTTAAGGCATGACGATGGTGCGGTAGTGATTGAAGATGACGTTAACACCCTTAAGAGATATGGCGAGGACCAGAACGAAACCTGGGGCTTTCTAAGGGCGATAAAGTTCATGGACATGGTTGACGAGGATACTTCATTAACAGGAAATAGACAGTATGTCGGAAAAGTCTTGAATGGTGAGACTGGCCAAATTGCACTTTTGACTGCTCTAAAGTTGTATTTCGAAACACTTCAAATTGGACAGCTTATAGAAAATTTCAAAGTAGAAATAGATGAAGAACTACAAGGAACTGCCGCCAATGATGAATTCTTCTGGAGATGGGATGCTAAATACATCAACGTAATGAAGAAAATCATGGGCACAGGATACATTCGATAA